In Streptomyces sp. NBC_00878, a single window of DNA contains:
- a CDS encoding MFS transporter gives MNHPLRGARVATFVYFSLCGTLMGTWVVNIPAIEERVGISHATLGGLLVLLGLGAFIGMQVAGRLTDRLGARIVVPATGVLCSAALVLPGLPREPWTLAGALLVFGFCNGCLDVSMNAHAVHVEKAYGRPVMSAFHATFSVGGVLAALVGAATASAGLSPAAGMAAMGTLGIVTALVSARALLPAAPVAADTDADSAREADSTREAGPEAAAAVRRGTSGRIWILAVLALMVMLCEGAANDWSALHLKDVLGAPASTAAFAYGTFAATMTIGRLLADRLVARFGSMAILRYGAATAAVGIAIVTVFPWTWAAFAGWALFGLGLSGCVPQLFSAAGHADPSAAGANVSRVAGLGYVGMLAGPAVIGWLTHFTALNHTFVLLILLCAITAVAAGILRTDSDRTRRTREMAHGSH, from the coding sequence ATGAATCATCCGCTTCGGGGCGCCCGCGTCGCGACCTTCGTCTACTTCAGCCTCTGCGGCACTCTGATGGGCACCTGGGTGGTGAACATCCCCGCCATCGAGGAGCGCGTGGGCATCAGTCACGCGACGCTCGGGGGGCTGCTGGTACTGCTGGGGCTGGGGGCCTTCATCGGTATGCAGGTGGCCGGGCGTCTGACCGACAGGCTCGGGGCGCGCATCGTCGTCCCCGCCACCGGCGTGCTGTGCAGCGCGGCCCTGGTGCTGCCCGGCCTTCCCCGGGAACCGTGGACGCTGGCAGGTGCCCTGCTGGTCTTCGGGTTCTGCAACGGCTGCCTGGACGTGAGCATGAACGCCCACGCCGTGCACGTGGAGAAGGCGTACGGGCGGCCCGTCATGTCGGCCTTCCACGCCACGTTCTCGGTCGGCGGCGTCCTCGCCGCGCTCGTCGGAGCTGCCACGGCGAGCGCCGGTCTGAGCCCTGCCGCGGGCATGGCCGCCATGGGGACCCTGGGCATCGTGACCGCCCTGGTGTCGGCACGCGCCCTACTGCCGGCCGCGCCTGTGGCTGCCGACACCGACGCCGACTCTGCACGGGAGGCCGACTCCACGAGGGAGGCCGGGCCAGAGGCGGCGGCCGCCGTGCGCCGCGGCACCAGCGGGCGCATCTGGATCCTCGCCGTCCTGGCTCTGATGGTCATGCTGTGCGAGGGAGCCGCCAACGACTGGAGCGCGCTGCATCTGAAGGACGTCCTCGGCGCGCCCGCGAGCACCGCCGCCTTCGCGTACGGCACCTTCGCGGCGACCATGACCATCGGCCGGCTGCTCGCCGACCGCCTCGTCGCCCGGTTCGGGTCCATGGCGATCCTGCGCTACGGCGCGGCGACGGCTGCCGTCGGCATCGCGATCGTGACCGTCTTCCCGTGGACGTGGGCCGCGTTCGCGGGGTGGGCGCTGTTCGGTCTGGGGCTGTCCGGCTGTGTCCCGCAGCTGTTCAGCGCGGCCGGGCACGCCGACCCCTCCGCCGCGGGGGCCAATGTCTCCCGCGTCGCCGGGCTCGGCTACGTCGGCATGCTCGCCGGCCCCGCCGTCATCGGCTGGCTGACCCACTTCACCGCCCTGAACCACACCTTCGTACTGCTGATCCTGCTGTGTGCGATCACCGCTGTGGCCGCCGGGATCCTGCGCACCGATTCCGACCGCACGCGCCGCACGCGCGAGATGGCACACGGCAGCCACTGA